In Candidatus Hydrogenedens sp., the following are encoded in one genomic region:
- a CDS encoding DUF1858 domain-containing protein codes for MSEKENKNFYPDMPVAEAMAVHPRVAEVFAAFHLGGCAHCGISRYETIEQVCMAYGVETDVLLQVLEDLVKKAEAEEQK; via the coding sequence ATGTCTGAAAAAGAGAACAAAAACTTTTATCCGGATATGCCCGTAGCAGAGGCAATGGCTGTTCACCCACGAGTTGCAGAGGTTTTTGCCGCATTTCATCTTGGTGGCTGTGCTCATTGTGGAATTAGCCGTTATGAAACGATAGAGCAAGTATGCATGGCTTATGGAGTGGAAACCGATGTTCTGCTTCAAGTATTAGAAGACCTTGTTAAAAAAGCAGAGGCCGAAGAACAAAAATAA
- a CDS encoding Rieske (2Fe-2S) protein, producing the protein MNRIKIATINELNAKKQVFKKFLGKNYLIRKTGDNYVVFEYMCRHQGADLSSGKEENGIVTCPRHQWKYKIESGENVEGDGRPLKQCPIEIIGENIFIVLGSGSQKDEY; encoded by the coding sequence GTGAACAGAATAAAGATTGCTACTATTAATGAATTGAATGCTAAGAAACAGGTTTTTAAGAAATTTCTTGGGAAAAACTATTTGATACGAAAAACGGGCGATAATTATGTCGTTTTTGAATATATGTGCCGACATCAAGGAGCCGACTTAAGTTCTGGAAAAGAAGAAAATGGAATAGTAACATGTCCCAGACATCAATGGAAATATAAAATAGAATCAGGCGAAAATGTAGAAGGAGATGGGAGACCACTCAAACAATGTCCTATCGAAATTATAGGAGAGAATATTTTTATTGTTTTAGGTTCAGGTAGTCAGAAGGATGAATATTAG
- the nth gene encoding endonuclease III: protein MVQKEDIKKKKEKAKKIYEKLSQLYPDAHCTLNYRSPFELLIMTILASQCTDERVNQVCKPLFQELKSPQDFIHIGQKQLENRIRPVGFYKNKAKHIIDTCKLLIEKHDGKVPSTMDDLLQLHGVGRKTANVILGECFNIPGIIVDTHCGRLAQRLGLTSSDNPEKIEKDLMQILPEKIWTLFSHLLVFHGRNICLARNPKCNLCIINKYCSFYKKVNKDK from the coding sequence TTGGTTCAAAAAGAAGATATAAAAAAGAAAAAAGAAAAGGCAAAAAAAATATATGAAAAGTTATCTCAACTTTATCCTGATGCCCATTGCACCTTAAACTATAGGTCGCCGTTTGAATTACTGATTATGACAATTCTTGCTTCCCAATGCACCGATGAACGAGTAAATCAGGTATGCAAGCCCTTATTTCAGGAATTAAAATCGCCACAAGATTTTATTCATATCGGGCAGAAACAATTAGAAAATCGTATACGACCCGTAGGATTTTATAAGAATAAAGCAAAACATATTATCGATACTTGCAAATTATTAATAGAAAAACACGATGGGAAAGTTCCCAGTACAATGGATGATTTACTCCAACTCCATGGAGTAGGAAGGAAAACAGCCAATGTAATTCTTGGCGAATGTTTTAATATACCCGGGATTATTGTTGATACCCATTGTGGAAGATTAGCCCAAAGGTTAGGGCTAACTTCTTCGGACAATCCTGAAAAAATAGAGAAGGATTTAATGCAAATTTTACCCGAAAAAATATGGACATTATTTTCTCATTTGCTTGTTTTTCATGGTAGGAATATTTGTCTTGCACGCAATCCAAAATGTAATCTATGTATAATTAATAAATACTGTAGTTTTTATAAAAAAGTAAATAAAGATAAGTAA